A section of the Methanoregula formicica SMSP genome encodes:
- a CDS encoding methyl-accepting chemotaxis protein, which yields MLELKELMEMFEDNPLSQVVVDAELRIVLVNTAFEKMVGYSKDRLIGMKFTDFKDKSMVKYLKNTGESVGEALTTRKRTVGQSTLETPSGSYVVVRTNMPFLDEKGNVKYIYVTYNDITKTVKNGEYVANEVNELAKIYEIMAQGDLTQRYTLTKPDADTQENYELLVKLRDAVRGIVGALQKNIGDVNKQMLNLTSTADNATRSVEDASKSVNQIAKNTGIVSENAQKSSEGIEQMSKAMQDMSAAVEEITSSMESVSAQANNAKDSAKSGAILAENVNKDMMEITTSASATYEVIKDIEKQMTDIGKIIVLIRDLASQTNLLALNAAIEAARAGEHGRGFAVVASEVKSLAQESRSSAEKIEEMITQLNIVTKKAADGMESAQNLVKKGAAGAQQALEAFRTIQKAAETVANSASEVAAATEEQAATTEEITASVHEVAGLIERTAKEAGDTAAATEESAAAIDEITRMVHTVNEVAVQAMDANKKFKV from the coding sequence ATGCTGGAATTAAAAGAACTTATGGAAATGTTTGAAGACAATCCGCTGTCGCAGGTGGTTGTTGATGCCGAATTGCGAATTGTCCTGGTAAACACGGCATTCGAAAAGATGGTCGGGTACAGCAAAGATCGGCTTATTGGGATGAAGTTCACGGATTTCAAGGACAAATCCATGGTCAAGTATCTCAAGAACACCGGGGAATCCGTTGGTGAGGCACTTACTACCCGGAAGCGGACTGTTGGCCAGAGCACTCTTGAGACACCTTCCGGCAGTTATGTTGTTGTCCGGACAAACATGCCGTTCCTTGACGAGAAAGGGAATGTCAAGTACATCTACGTTACCTATAACGATATCACGAAGACGGTGAAAAACGGGGAATACGTGGCCAATGAAGTTAATGAGCTGGCTAAGATCTACGAAATTATGGCGCAGGGCGACCTTACACAACGGTATACTCTCACCAAACCTGATGCTGATACCCAGGAGAACTATGAGCTGCTGGTCAAGCTTCGCGATGCAGTCCGCGGTATTGTCGGGGCACTCCAGAAGAACATCGGCGATGTCAACAAGCAGATGCTGAACCTGACTTCAACGGCTGACAACGCGACGAGGAGCGTAGAGGATGCATCCAAGAGTGTGAACCAGATCGCGAAGAATACCGGCATCGTCTCCGAGAATGCCCAGAAATCTTCGGAAGGCATTGAACAGATGTCGAAGGCTATGCAGGACATGAGCGCCGCGGTGGAAGAGATCACCTCGAGCATGGAGAGCGTCTCGGCACAGGCAAACAATGCAAAGGATTCCGCAAAGAGCGGTGCGATCCTCGCTGAGAACGTCAACAAGGATATGATGGAGATCACAACATCTGCAAGCGCAACCTACGAGGTCATCAAGGACATCGAGAAACAGATGACCGATATCGGCAAGATTATCGTGCTGATCCGCGACCTTGCCAGCCAGACGAACCTGCTGGCCCTCAATGCTGCGATCGAGGCGGCGCGGGCGGGAGAGCATGGAAGAGGATTTGCCGTTGTCGCATCGGAAGTGAAATCCCTGGCCCAGGAGTCCCGTTCGAGTGCCGAGAAGATCGAAGAGATGATCACCCAGCTCAACATTGTGACCAAAAAGGCCGCAGATGGCATGGAAAGTGCCCAGAATCTGGTCAAGAAGGGGGCCGCCGGGGCGCAGCAGGCGCTTGAAGCATTCAGGACGATCCAGAAAGCAGCCGAGACCGTTGCCAACAGTGCCTCCGAAGTTGCCGCTGCCACCGAAGAGCAGGCGGCAACCACAGAGGAGATCACGGCAAGCGTTCACGAGGTGGCAGGCCTCATCGAGCGGACGGCCAAGGAAGCAGGCGATACTGCTGCCGCCACGGAGGAATCAGCTGCGGCTATCGACGAGATCACCAGGATGGTCCATACCGTGAACGAAGTTGCCGTCCAGGCAATGGACGCCAACAAGAAATTCAAGGTGTGA
- a CDS encoding acetate uptake transporter, with translation MESDEGKHEIRIIDTTGNPAPLGLLAFGMTTVMLNLHNAGLFALGSMIFAMGIFYGGIAQIIAGIMEWKKNNTFGTLAFISYGFFWISLVGLIVMPKLGMSDVFGKMDFLAFLGIWGLFSFVMWIITWRIGMALNVVFGLLVLLFLLLIIGNATGNILILTIAGIEGIICGLSAMYAGLGQVMNEVYKEKVINLG, from the coding sequence ATGGAATCAGATGAAGGGAAACACGAGATAAGGATTATTGACACAACGGGAAACCCGGCGCCGCTGGGGCTCCTGGCATTCGGCATGACCACCGTCATGTTGAACCTGCACAATGCAGGACTCTTCGCACTGGGATCGATGATCTTCGCAATGGGCATCTTCTACGGGGGTATTGCCCAGATCATTGCGGGGATCATGGAATGGAAGAAGAACAATACGTTCGGTACCCTGGCCTTCATATCGTACGGGTTCTTCTGGATATCGCTCGTCGGCCTGATCGTGATGCCGAAACTCGGGATGTCGGATGTCTTTGGCAAGATGGACTTCCTGGCATTCCTCGGGATATGGGGGCTGTTCTCGTTCGTGATGTGGATCATCACCTGGAGGATTGGTATGGCGCTGAACGTGGTATTCGGCCTGCTCGTGCTGCTGTTCCTGCTCCTCATCATCGGGAATGCGACTGGCAACATCCTGATCCTCACGATCGCAGGGATTGAGGGGATCATCTGCGGGCTCTCCGCAATGTATGCCGGCCTCGGGCAGGTCATGAACGAAGTCTACAAGGAGAAGGTTATCAACCTCGGGTGA
- a CDS encoding chemotaxis protein CheW yields MSAKASEPVAAAKNPVSPEKRYDSIQVVEFVLGNEHFAIDLFDVKEVVEYTTITKLPNVPSYVKGIIDLRGEITMIIDLKHRLNITDENAQSLESSRIIVLDDKVAKSKIGILVDDVTSVSTFEGNQVDHTSASVSKEETSIIGIIKRKVKVKEKEINELIIWIDIKQLLGDIDATL; encoded by the coding sequence ATGTCAGCAAAGGCAAGCGAACCTGTTGCAGCGGCAAAAAATCCCGTTTCCCCTGAGAAGAGGTATGACTCGATCCAGGTGGTGGAGTTCGTGCTCGGGAACGAGCATTTCGCCATCGATCTGTTCGATGTAAAAGAGGTCGTGGAATACACGACCATAACAAAGCTTCCCAATGTCCCCTCCTATGTGAAGGGGATCATCGACCTGCGGGGCGAGATCACGATGATCATCGACCTGAAGCACCGGCTGAATATCACCGATGAGAATGCCCAGTCCCTGGAATCCTCACGGATTATCGTGCTCGACGACAAAGTGGCCAAATCGAAGATTGGTATCCTTGTCGATGACGTGACCTCGGTCTCGACGTTCGAGGGTAACCAGGTGGATCATACGTCGGCCTCCGTGAGCAAGGAGGAAACCTCCATCATCGGGATCATCAAACGGAAGGTCAAGGTCAAGGAAAAGGAGATCAACGAGTTGATCATCTGGATCGACATCAAACAGCTGCTCGGGGATATCGACGCAACGCTGTAA
- the nudC gene encoding NAD(+) diphosphatase, with product MATGFFQQSFPHTAVFSSAFLEPLYPEPAEPPENAEWVIVRENGVYLQSGEPPVLLYTHDKKEAIPDVLHRQYLGHQNGVAWYAMEVAADTAVPGSVFYPDIRGLHAILPDNELAVAALAVRIIAFDRTTRFCGLCGSETRQSKEERAKVCAACGQVTYPRMSPAIIVLIRKDDQILLARSPRFPPKFHSVIAGFVAPGETLEEAVRREVREEVGIEIANIRYLGSEPWPFPDSLMIGFVADYAGGEIVIDNNEIVSAGWFDRASLPELPRKMSIARALIDWWLAGENEDSGQQKNR from the coding sequence ATGGCAACAGGATTCTTTCAACAATCGTTTCCCCATACCGCAGTCTTCTCGTCGGCATTTCTCGAACCGCTTTACCCGGAACCGGCAGAGCCTCCAGAGAATGCGGAATGGGTGATTGTCCGGGAGAATGGTGTTTACCTGCAATCCGGAGAACCTCCCGTCCTGTTATACACCCACGACAAAAAAGAGGCGATCCCGGATGTCCTGCACAGACAGTACTTAGGACACCAAAACGGCGTTGCCTGGTATGCCATGGAAGTGGCTGCGGATACGGCAGTCCCCGGCTCTGTATTTTACCCGGATATCCGCGGTCTCCATGCAATCCTTCCCGATAACGAACTCGCGGTCGCTGCCCTTGCCGTGCGTATCATCGCGTTTGACCGGACAACCCGGTTCTGCGGGCTGTGCGGCAGCGAGACGCGGCAGTCAAAGGAAGAGCGCGCAAAAGTCTGCGCTGCCTGCGGCCAGGTCACGTACCCCCGCATGTCGCCTGCAATTATCGTCCTGATCCGGAAGGATGACCAGATTCTTCTTGCCCGGTCTCCCCGGTTCCCTCCCAAATTCCACAGCGTCATCGCCGGTTTTGTCGCGCCGGGCGAGACCCTTGAAGAGGCCGTACGAAGAGAAGTCCGCGAGGAGGTCGGCATCGAAATTGCGAACATCCGCTACCTGGGCAGCGAGCCCTGGCCGTTCCCGGACTCCCTGATGATCGGGTTTGTTGCGGATTATGCCGGCGGGGAGATCGTGATCGACAACAACGAGATCGTTTCAGCGGGATGGTTTGACCGGGCCAGCCTGCCGGAACTCCCCCGGAAGATGAGTATCGCCCGGGCACTCATCGACTGGTGGCTTGCAGGGGAGAACGAGGATTCCGGACAGCAAAAAAACCGGTGA
- a CDS encoding response regulator: MPRILLVDDDKDILDIIRLDLEDDPANAVDTTSTAAEAITKVTRTPYDVIIADWRMPGMNGTDLIRKLRSDGCASFIILYTGYSLSSDIRTTLDCGADHYLHRGGNPDLEFAELHRLIKFVAGKKA; encoded by the coding sequence ATGCCCAGAATCCTGCTTGTCGACGATGATAAGGACATCCTTGATATAATCCGGCTCGACCTCGAGGATGACCCGGCGAATGCGGTGGATACCACAAGTACCGCTGCCGAAGCCATCACGAAAGTCACCCGGACCCCCTACGACGTGATCATTGCTGACTGGCGCATGCCCGGGATGAATGGCACCGATCTTATCAGGAAACTCAGAAGCGACGGGTGCGCCTCGTTCATCATCCTGTATACCGGCTATTCCCTCAGTTCCGATATCCGGACAACGCTGGACTGCGGGGCCGATCATTACCTCCACCGTGGCGGCAATCCCGACCTGGAATTTGCCGAACTGCACCGGCTGATCAAATTCGTTGCCGGAAAAAAAGCATAA
- a CDS encoding response regulator, translating into MNGSLSDGNENTIDIFVLSTSTTGSPLQARDLENLGYRATFFSDAQQLFESLRSGKPNLLICDSVTFQQESYELCRALKADYDLWVVPVLIVTSASNLSDLLHVLDCNADNFISSPFDPSYFAALVGGMLSTPVERPTPDQIKTQFKIQHDDHQFVVTADRRRLLEFLLSSFEIAVNRSGDIIRITGERENLSASLARLEERVRDQSRSIEALNATLRQKEQAIGTLTTEGEEKDQRNQESRDEIRRLEAEIEAGKSHIADAEGEINRLTSEAAELAQRYTEETGDLGRQIAMISEHLAATSADLKAAEESLALETAKKTDAETLLSETTARKEEAEKMAHELALEGEQLRADLLSERERVQNLVIEIAELTDVNRKSGEELTGKIREQEEAIRNLEECITTRENELEAEKGRASALEQQVSDLGTRKQKAEEELQTSRETSAAEIVALKERLARVTSTLEARELDIAGLKTELDAATSARDTAVAESTALTQELAGQKETLSQAGEALRAAEDQIAEGAQERDAAVKEAQGRYEALRVEMDNLKRELDRILADRDAALATRSAAEHSLEEASLRIRDLEAELDQAGSLRAETSRQMESLRAALEQAETGTKGMEAGLAAARAEHASSRTEVATLSDELVQVRAERESLLRERDSLETSLKGEREEKQRIAAEREQAAAERESLTSALANEEQEHRTAESERERLLGLLSSAEATGKSRESALSDTIRELKAELDQTQATVRELKSQVTALSREKEVAEEKVVSLESEIDHARTALADEWESHMDAQERLVASSAAGSSRSGSRQEGELESEKAKKRELIVKGPDLPISIGKQPQSLSAVKIPGTATPPGPQIKNVEDLFEDEPEEKGEEEELPKVSIIQEVAGETEEDEDESPALPLPGDDTAYDDDEEEGAMEQTPDDEDLPDDDEMTAASTGRHGGSIPFSGIAFNRAQWFDLLKWAHHSGTLTQEQRMQIVKMGRLVQKGRRLTRKQEEQVTEMLALVQAQGYRFS; encoded by the coding sequence ATGAACGGCTCCCTGTCAGATGGGAACGAGAATACGATTGATATTTTCGTTCTGAGTACCAGTACAACCGGTTCACCCCTGCAGGCCCGCGACCTGGAAAACCTGGGTTACCGGGCAACCTTCTTTTCCGACGCGCAACAATTGTTCGAATCGCTGCGGTCAGGAAAACCCAACCTCCTGATCTGCGATTCGGTAACGTTCCAGCAGGAGTCCTACGAGCTCTGCCGGGCCTTAAAGGCCGATTACGACCTCTGGGTTGTCCCGGTCCTTATTGTGACCAGTGCATCGAACCTCTCCGATCTCCTCCACGTTCTCGACTGTAATGCAGACAATTTCATCTCTTCTCCTTTTGATCCATCCTATTTCGCTGCGCTGGTCGGGGGAATGCTTTCTACTCCCGTAGAGCGCCCAACCCCCGATCAGATCAAGACCCAGTTCAAGATCCAGCATGACGACCACCAGTTTGTTGTGACCGCAGACCGGCGCAGGCTGCTGGAGTTCCTCCTTTCCTCGTTCGAGATTGCGGTGAACCGTTCCGGCGACATCATCCGCATCACCGGTGAGAGGGAGAACCTCTCGGCATCGCTCGCGAGACTGGAGGAGCGGGTCCGTGATCAATCCCGATCCATCGAGGCGCTGAACGCGACACTCCGCCAGAAAGAGCAGGCCATTGGTACGCTCACGACAGAGGGAGAGGAGAAAGACCAGAGGAACCAGGAGAGCCGTGATGAGATCCGGCGACTGGAAGCGGAGATCGAGGCCGGGAAGTCCCATATCGCAGACGCCGAGGGCGAGATAAACCGGCTCACCAGTGAAGCGGCCGAGCTTGCACAGCGCTATACCGAGGAGACCGGTGACCTGGGCCGGCAGATTGCCATGATCTCGGAGCATCTCGCGGCAACGAGCGCCGATCTCAAAGCCGCAGAAGAGTCGCTTGCCCTCGAAACCGCAAAGAAGACCGATGCAGAGACGCTCCTCTCTGAAACAACTGCCAGAAAAGAGGAGGCAGAGAAGATGGCCCATGAACTCGCCCTTGAGGGAGAGCAGTTGCGGGCCGATCTCCTTTCCGAGAGAGAGCGGGTGCAGAACCTGGTCATTGAGATAGCCGAACTCACCGATGTGAACAGGAAGAGCGGTGAGGAGCTGACAGGGAAAATCCGGGAGCAGGAGGAGGCCATCCGGAATCTCGAAGAATGCATTACCACAAGAGAGAATGAACTGGAGGCGGAGAAAGGCCGTGCCAGTGCCCTTGAACAGCAGGTATCAGATCTCGGCACCAGGAAGCAGAAGGCCGAAGAGGAGCTGCAAACCAGCAGGGAAACCTCCGCAGCAGAGATCGTTGCTCTCAAGGAGAGGCTTGCCCGGGTCACCTCGACGCTGGAGGCACGGGAGCTGGACATTGCAGGGTTAAAGACCGAACTCGACGCGGCGACCAGCGCACGCGACACGGCAGTCGCTGAAAGCACAGCACTCACGCAGGAACTGGCCGGGCAAAAGGAGACATTGTCGCAGGCCGGCGAAGCACTCCGTGCTGCAGAAGACCAGATAGCAGAAGGGGCACAGGAGCGGGATGCAGCCGTTAAGGAGGCGCAGGGCCGGTATGAGGCGTTGCGGGTGGAGATGGACAACCTCAAAAGAGAACTGGACCGGATCCTTGCTGACCGCGACGCCGCCCTTGCAACACGATCCGCAGCAGAGCACTCCCTTGAGGAGGCCTCCCTGCGCATACGGGACCTTGAGGCGGAGCTCGACCAGGCCGGTTCCCTCCGTGCAGAAACTTCACGGCAGATGGAATCCCTCAGGGCGGCTCTCGAACAGGCTGAAACCGGGACAAAGGGGATGGAGGCGGGACTTGCCGCGGCACGTGCTGAACATGCCAGTTCCCGGACAGAGGTCGCCACACTTTCGGATGAACTTGTGCAGGTGAGAGCGGAGCGGGAATCCCTCCTGAGGGAACGTGACAGCCTGGAAACGTCCCTTAAGGGAGAGAGAGAAGAGAAGCAACGGATCGCGGCCGAACGGGAACAGGCAGCAGCCGAACGCGAATCCCTTACTTCTGCCCTGGCAAACGAGGAGCAGGAGCATCGCACAGCCGAATCTGAACGGGAGCGTCTTCTCGGGCTGCTTTCGTCGGCAGAGGCAACCGGGAAGAGCCGTGAGTCCGCTCTCTCCGACACCATCCGGGAGCTGAAGGCGGAGCTTGACCAGACGCAGGCAACGGTGCGGGAACTAAAAAGCCAGGTGACAGCGCTGTCGCGGGAAAAAGAGGTGGCTGAGGAGAAGGTGGTCAGTCTTGAAAGCGAGATCGACCATGCCCGGACGGCACTTGCCGATGAATGGGAAAGCCACATGGACGCACAGGAGCGTCTCGTTGCCAGCTCGGCGGCAGGCTCCTCCCGATCCGGTTCCCGGCAGGAGGGAGAACTGGAGTCCGAGAAGGCAAAGAAGAGGGAACTGATTGTAAAAGGTCCTGACCTGCCGATCAGCATCGGAAAACAGCCGCAGTCCCTGAGCGCAGTAAAAATCCCGGGCACTGCCACCCCCCCCGGGCCGCAGATCAAAAATGTCGAGGACCTCTTTGAAGACGAGCCAGAAGAAAAGGGAGAGGAAGAGGAGCTGCCCAAAGTCTCCATCATCCAGGAAGTTGCGGGGGAGACTGAGGAGGACGAAGACGAGAGTCCTGCCTTGCCCCTGCCCGGTGACGATACAGCGTACGATGACGATGAAGAGGAGGGGGCCATGGAGCAGACACCGGACGATGAGGATCTGCCCGATGACGATGAGATGACAGCCGCCTCCACGGGCCGCCACGGAGGGAGTATCCCGTTTTCGGGAATCGCCTTCAACCGCGCCCAGTGGTTTGACCTTTTGAAGTGGGCCCACCACTCGGGAACGCTCACGCAGGAGCAGCGGATGCAGATCGTGAAGATGGGCCGGCTCGTCCAGAAAGGCAGGAGACTCACCCGGAAACAGGAAGAGCAGGTAACAGAGATGCTTGCTCTTGTCCAGGCACAGGGCTACCGGTTTTCCTGA
- a CDS encoding PAS domain S-box protein encodes MEEFQQDIHRIRELLATKREGMSITDISTRLDINRNTVAKYMEILQIQGAVDGRKRGTSKVFYLTERIPALSLKKVCSHPYFVVDMDGMINDANHEFCTLAGITADQLIRQSSEMVPLNLPDGTTLQNLFRTALKGSEQRARAQIRQGDRIVPVTLVMIPVVFQDGRPGVSVIADPENQNYELPKRSHPPDDLLALIDDEMEYVVRRTAEGITLYVNETYCRAVGKSREELVGRPFKPLVSPEDNVRIQEHLASLSVKYPVGTIEYKAVMANGELRHQRWQDRALFNSRGELDTISSFGIDITEQAITAQKLKKAHETLEESIVQRTEELRGINRQLYAEIAERERIEEQLLLAQFAMDKATDMVFWIGQNGRIRYANDGAATDLLYEKSGLIENFFGDIVGGYSPEEWDRLWQELKSGGQVSRETHLVKKDGGRVPADVRLTYFEYRGREFVYCSSRNLSERIRMDQALKEANKKLNVYSSIARHDIQNKITVLLAYLGRTKKAVTDPRLLDYLGHQEQAAKAIRTEINLTRDFKDMGIDPPEWQDVSTLISAVAGKYAETPARIWIDLPRVEIYADSKLEHVLDRLLERSLENEDQNLEIRVSYRVSEGKLLIIFENNGPGYRPEEKEGIFELKSEGSGSRELFIAREILSLTGITLAENGEFGKGARFEVKVPETYYRFVPGTA; translated from the coding sequence ATGGAGGAGTTTCAACAGGATATCCATAGAATCCGTGAGCTGCTGGCAACAAAAAGGGAGGGGATGAGCATCACGGATATATCCACCAGGCTGGATATCAACAGAAATACCGTTGCCAAGTACATGGAGATCCTCCAGATCCAGGGGGCAGTTGACGGGCGGAAGCGGGGAACCTCCAAGGTATTCTATCTGACCGAACGTATCCCTGCACTCTCGCTGAAGAAAGTCTGTTCCCACCCCTATTTTGTCGTTGACATGGACGGGATGATCAATGATGCAAACCATGAGTTCTGCACCCTTGCCGGTATAACCGCAGACCAGTTGATACGGCAGTCATCGGAAATGGTCCCGCTCAATCTGCCGGACGGGACCACGCTCCAGAATCTTTTCAGAACCGCCCTGAAAGGTTCAGAGCAGCGGGCCCGGGCGCAGATCCGGCAGGGTGACCGGATCGTACCAGTAACCCTTGTCATGATTCCGGTTGTCTTCCAGGATGGCAGGCCCGGCGTATCCGTCATCGCTGACCCGGAAAATCAGAACTATGAACTCCCGAAGAGAAGCCATCCCCCCGATGATCTCCTGGCACTGATTGACGATGAGATGGAATACGTTGTCCGGCGAACCGCAGAAGGCATCACCCTTTACGTGAACGAGACCTACTGCCGTGCCGTCGGGAAGAGCCGGGAAGAACTGGTCGGCCGCCCCTTCAAGCCTCTCGTATCGCCCGAGGACAATGTGCGGATCCAGGAACACCTTGCCAGTCTTAGCGTGAAATATCCCGTAGGGACGATCGAGTACAAGGCTGTCATGGCAAACGGGGAGCTCCGACACCAGCGGTGGCAGGACCGTGCTCTCTTCAACTCCCGCGGCGAGCTGGACACCATCAGCTCGTTTGGCATTGACATCACCGAACAGGCCATAACAGCCCAGAAACTGAAAAAAGCCCATGAGACGCTCGAAGAATCGATCGTCCAGCGGACAGAAGAACTGCGGGGCATAAACCGCCAGCTCTATGCAGAGATTGCCGAGCGGGAGCGGATAGAGGAGCAGCTTCTCCTTGCGCAGTTCGCCATGGACAAGGCAACCGACATGGTCTTCTGGATCGGCCAGAACGGGCGGATCCGGTACGCGAACGATGGTGCGGCAACGGACCTGCTCTATGAAAAGTCCGGGCTCATCGAAAATTTCTTTGGCGATATTGTCGGGGGATACTCACCGGAAGAATGGGACCGGCTCTGGCAGGAGCTGAAGAGCGGGGGACAGGTCTCCCGCGAGACGCACCTGGTGAAAAAGGACGGGGGACGCGTTCCCGCAGATGTGCGGCTCACGTATTTCGAATACCGGGGCAGGGAATTCGTGTACTGTTCATCCCGCAACCTTTCAGAACGGATCCGGATGGACCAGGCGCTCAAAGAGGCCAACAAGAAACTCAATGTCTACTCAAGCATCGCAAGGCACGATATCCAGAACAAGATCACCGTCCTTCTTGCCTACCTTGGCAGGACAAAAAAAGCGGTAACCGATCCAAGGCTCCTTGACTATCTCGGTCACCAGGAGCAGGCCGCAAAGGCGATCAGGACAGAGATCAACCTGACGCGGGACTTCAAGGACATGGGTATCGATCCCCCCGAATGGCAGGACGTCTCCACATTGATCTCTGCTGTAGCCGGCAAGTACGCAGAAACCCCTGCCCGGATATGGATAGACCTGCCCCGCGTGGAGATCTATGCAGACAGCAAGTTGGAGCATGTTCTCGACCGGCTCCTCGAACGGTCGCTCGAGAATGAAGACCAAAACCTGGAGATCCGGGTCAGCTACCGGGTCAGCGAGGGAAAGCTTCTCATCATCTTCGAGAACAACGGGCCCGGGTACCGGCCCGAGGAGAAAGAAGGTATCTTTGAACTGAAAAGCGAGGGATCCGGGAGCCGCGAACTCTTTATCGCACGCGAGATCCTCTCCCTGACAGGCATCACCCTTGCCGAGAATGGTGAGTTCGGGAAGGGAGCCCGGTTTGAGGTGAAAGTCCCGGAAACCTATTACCGTTTTGTTCCCGGCACTGCCTGA